ACCCTGCGCCATCTGCTCGCCCGGCTCAATATCTGCTCCAAGGAGAGCGTGGTCCGCCGCTACGACCACGAGGTCCAGGCCGGAACCATTGTCAAGCCCCTGGTCGGAGCAGTCAACGACGGGCCGGCGGATGCCGCCGTGATTCGCCCCCTGTATGACTCCTTCGAAGGGGCAGTGGTCGCGCACGGTATCTGCCCGCGGTTCAGCGACATCGACACCTTTCACATGACCGCCAACGCCATCGATGAGGCGCTGCGCAATTTTGTCGCAGTTGGCGGGAACATCGAGCATGTGGCGGGTCTCGACAATTTCTGCTGGTGCGATCCGGTCAAGAGCGACAAGACCCCCGATGGCGAATACAAGGCGGCCCAGTTGGTGCGGGCCAACCAGGCCCTCTACGAGTACTGCGTCGCCTTCGGCGTGCCGCTCATCTCGGGCAAGGACTCGATGAAGAACGACTACCAGATCGGCAACACCAAGATTTCGATTCCGCCGACCCTCCTCTTTTCGGTTCTCGGCAAGATCGACGATGTACGCCGGGCGGTAACCATGGATGTCAAGCGGCCCGGCGATCTCGTCTACCTCCTCGGTGTCACCCGCGAGGAACTGGGCGGTTCCGAGTACTACGCGCTGCTGGGGCATCTCGGCAAGAACGTGCCGCGGGTCGATGCAGCATCGGCGCTTGCCCGCTATCGAGCGCTCAACCGGGCACAGGCCGAGGGGGTGATCACCTCCTGCCACGACCTCTCCGACGGCGGCCTCGGTGTCGCCCTGGCGGAGATGGCCTTCGCCGGGGGCTTAGGCATCCACGCCGACCTGCGCCGAGTAACGACCGATGGCCCGCTGCGGGAGGATCACCTCCTCTTTTCCGAGACGGCCAGCCGCCTGCTGGTCACCGTCCGTCAAGAGCACCAAGAGCGTTTCGAAGCGATCTTCGCAGGCCTCGACCATTGCCGGATCGGCGAGGTCTGCGACGATACCGAGCTGCGCCTTACCGGTCTGGCCGGCGAGATTCTCGTCCGGACCTCCATTCACGAACTCAAGGAGGCGTGGCAGTCGCCTCTCCGGGAGCTGTAAAATCATGGCCAAGATAGTCAAAGCCATCGTCATCGCCGGCAACGGGACCAACTGTGAACGGGAAGTGGCCAACGCCTGCCGGCTGGGCGGCGCCGACGTCGCCGACATCGTCCACATTGCCGAGCTGCTGGCCGGCCGCGTCCAACTGGACAGTTATCATTTTCTCAATTTGGCAGGCGGTTTCCTCGACGGCGACGATCTCGGCAGCGCCAAGGCCGGCGCCAACCGCCTTCTGCACGCGCCGGTGCGCGGACGCGGCGAACACCTGATCGACCAGGTACGGCGGTTCATCGCCGAAGGCAAACTGGTGATGGGGGTCTGCAACGGTTTTCAGTTGATGGTCAAGATGGGGATGCTGCCAGCCTTGGGCGGCGATTACCGGCAGCAGAGCACGACCCTGACCTTCAACGACGGCGGCCGCTTCGAGGACCGCTGGGTCTATCTCAAGGCCGATCCCGCCTCGCCCTGCGTCTTCACCCGCGGCCTGAAAGGGCTCTATCTTCCCATCCGGCACGGCGAGGGGAAATTCGTCGCGGAAGCGGCGGCGGTTCTCGAGACCATCGAGGCGCGGCACCTGGCGGTTCTCAAATATTCCGACCCCGTTTTGCATGCCTCCACCATGGAGTACCCGTTCAACCCCAACGGCTCCCAGGCGGCCATTGCCGGCCTGTGCGACGAAACAGGGCGCATTTTCGGTCTCATGCCGCATCCTGAAGCCTACGTTCACCGTACCCACCATCCGCGCTGGACCCGGGAAGAGAATCTGCCGGAAGAAGGGATGGGGCTGTGGCTCTACCGGAATGCCGTCGATTTTATTCGGCGTGAATTGTAGGGCGGGTCTGCGCCCCGCCCGGAGCGGACAGGTCCGAGACCTGCCCCAACACCCCCCGCTGGCATCCCCGGGGGGTATCTTTTTGACGGTGGTCTGTGCTATATTGCCACTGGTCCGGAACGGACGGTCCGTTCGCAAGTGTCTGATTCATCGGGTAAAAATTCCTTAACGCAGAGGATCACTCGATTTCATGTTCGACAAACTCCATGAAGAATGCGGGGTCTTCGGGATATACGGTCATCCCGAGGCAGCCAACCTGACCTACCTGGGGCTCTATGCCCTGCAACACCGCGGCCAGGAGAGCTGCGGCATCGTCGCCTCCGACGGCGAACGCCTGCGGGCCCACAAGGGGATGGGGCTGGTTGCCGACGTATTCAAGCACGATTCGGTCTTCGAGAAACTGCCGGGACGCAGCGCCATCGGGCATGTCCGCTATTCCACCGCCGGCGGCAACGACTTCAAGAACTGCCAGCCGATCATGGTCGACTACGTGCGCGGGTCGATCGCCATCGCCCATAACGGCAACCTGGTCAACGCCCAGGAGCTTCGCAACGACCTGGAGCATCGCGGTTCGATCTTCTCCACCACCGCCGATACCGAGGTCATAATTCATCTGCTGGCCCGCGCTCCGAGCGACTCCCTCCCGGATCGCGTGACCGAGGCCCTGCAGGCGATCAAGGGCGCCTACAGCCTGGTCTTTCTCACCGAAACCCGGCTGGTGGCGGTACGCGACCCCAACGGCTTTCGCCCCCTGGCTCTCGGCAAACTCGACGGCGCCTATGTGGTCGCTTCGGAAACCTGCGCCTTCGATCTCATCGAGGCCGAGTTCATCCGCGAGATCGAACCCGGCGAGATGATCCTCATCGACAAGAACGGCATCAAATCGTTTCACCCCTTCGGCAAGGTGAACCCTTCTCCCTGCATCTTCGAATACATCTACTTCGCCCGCCCCGACAGCACCGTCTACGGTCGCGAGGTCTACGGCGTGCGCAAGGAATTCGGCCGGCAGTTGGCCCGGGAGCATGCGGTGGAAGCCGACGTGGTCATTCCCATCCCCGACTCCGGGGTGCCGTCCGCTGTCGGCTATGCCGAAGAGTCCGGAATCCCCTTCCAGCTAGGTCTGATCCGCAACCACTATGTCGGCCGGACTTTCATCGAGCCGCAGCAGTCGATTCGCCACTTCGGGGTCAAACTAAAGCTCAATCCGGTGCGCGAAGAGATCGAAGGGAAGCGGGTGGTCGTCATCGACGACTCGATTGTCCGCGGCACGACCGCCCGCAAGATCATCAAGATGATCCGCAACGCCGGCGCCCGGGAGATTCACGTGCGCATCTCCAGTCCGCCCACTAGCTTCCCCTGCTATTACGGCATCGATACCCCGACCCGCAAGGAGCTGATCTCTTCCTCGCATACCATCGAAGAGATCAACCGCTACATCACGTCCGACAGTCTGGGCTACCTTTCCCGCGAGGGGATGCTGCATGCGGCCGGAGTTGCCGAAGGGAGCGCCAGACATTTCTGCGACGCCTGTTTCAGCGGTTACTACCCGGTGAAGTTTCCACGACTGAAGGACGACAGCCAGTTGGGACTTTTTTAACCTGGTTGATGCATGGATCGTAGGGGCGCCCCTTGCGGGTGCCCTTGATTCTGGGCAGGCGCAAGGCCTGCCCCTACAATATGTAATGGGAGGATTTTTATGACTGTACAGGAGAGAGATGAACTGATGCGAATCGTCCGCGAACTGTCGTACGAGGAGCGCGAGGTGACCCTGGCATCGGGGCGAAAGAGCAACTTTTACTTCGATGGCAAGCAAACCTGCCTGCATGCCAGGGGTGGCCTGCTGGTCGGCAAGGCGTTCTGGCAAGAGGTGAAGCAGTTCGCCGGGTCAGTCCACGGCGTCGGTGGTCTGACGCTGGGCGCCGATCCCATCGCCACTGCCACCTCCATTGCCGCGGCGCTGGAAGGGCAGGGCGTGCATGCCTTCATCATCCGCAAGGAACCGAAGGGACACGGCACCGGTCAGTGGCTGGAGGGACGCAAGAACCTTCCCCCCGGCTCGCGGGTGGTGATCGTCGAGGATGTCACCACCACCGGCGGCTCGTCGATGAAGGCGGTCGAGCGTGCCCGCGAGGAAGGTCTCGAAGTTGTCGGGATCGTCACCCTGGTCGATCGGGAAGAGGGTGCCCGGGAGGCTATCGAGGCTGTCGGCCTCCCCCTGCGGGCCGTTTTTACCCGAACCCAGGTGGTGGGAAAATAGGGTTAACGCAGGAATATGAAGCAAAAAAGGGCGCCGTCAGGTGCCCTTTTTTGTTCTTCAGGAGTGAACAGTTATTTCTCCTCCGGTATCTTGAACACCTCCAGCACGCCCGGCAGGGTGCGCAATTCGTCGCGATTGACGGCGGCGGTGTCGCCGATGACGCCGATAATGACCCGGTTGGCGCCGGTCGACTGGTGAAAATCGTAATCGCGGTCGATCAGGTACTGCTTGACCCCCTGCAGCTGCGTATCGGTGGCACTCTTCTTCATCACTACGAGCATCGTCGTTATTCCCCTTTTGTCCGAATTCTCTCCAGTCTCCTGCTTTCGTCGATCACGCGCTCAAACAGGCGGACAATGGCGTTGTCCTCCAGTGGGCCTGGGTTGGCGGCCTGCATCCGGTCGAAGATCCTCCTTTCCCGATCGGGGTCGTAGACGGGAAGGCCCTTCTGTTTCTTGATTTCGCCAATTTGCAGGGCCAGGGCGGCGCGCTCGTTGAAGATTCGCAGCAGCTCGCTGTCGAGCCGGTCGATTTCCTTGCGGATATGATCGATATCCAAAGTTCGCTCCCTGTTTTCGTCTGTTAGAATTCCTTGCGAATCAAGGTGTCCCGCTTCCAGTGCACATCATCGGTCTGCGGAAAGTCGATGTTGTAATGCAGGCCCCGGCTCTCCTGCCGCTCGAGGGCACAGCGGACGATGAGTTCGGCGACGGTGGCGATATTGCGCAGCTCGATCATATCGGAGGTGATGTAGAAATCCCAGTAGTAATCGGTGATCTCCTCCTGGATCATCTGGATGCGGCGCAGTGCCCGCACCAGGCGCTTGTTCGAACGGACGATGCCGACGTAATTCCACATGCAGAGACGGATCTCGTGCCAGTTGTGGGCGACCACCACCTCTTCGTCGCTGTTGGTGGCGCTGCCGCTGTCCCAGGGCTGGATCGGCGGGAAGGCGGCAGGCGGCTCGGTGAGCCGCAGCAGGGAACATTGCGCTGCGCGGTCAGCGAAAACGACCCCTTCGAGCAGGCTGTTGCTGGCCAGGCGATTGGCGCCATGCAGCCCGGTGCAGGAAGTTTCGCCGATGGCGAAAAGGTTGCGGATATCCGACTCACCGCTGGCGTCGACCTGGACGCCGCCGCACAGGTAGTGGGCAGCGGGCACGACCGGAATCGGCTCCCGGGTCATGTCGATGCCGAAGGAGAGACAGGTTTCGTAGATATTGGGAAAGCGCTCCCGGAT
Above is a genomic segment from Desulfuromonadales bacterium containing:
- the purF gene encoding amidophosphoribosyltransferase, with protein sequence MFDKLHEECGVFGIYGHPEAANLTYLGLYALQHRGQESCGIVASDGERLRAHKGMGLVADVFKHDSVFEKLPGRSAIGHVRYSTAGGNDFKNCQPIMVDYVRGSIAIAHNGNLVNAQELRNDLEHRGSIFSTTADTEVIIHLLARAPSDSLPDRVTEALQAIKGAYSLVFLTETRLVAVRDPNGFRPLALGKLDGAYVVASETCAFDLIEAEFIREIEPGEMILIDKNGIKSFHPFGKVNPSPCIFEYIYFARPDSTVYGREVYGVRKEFGRQLAREHAVEADVVIPIPDSGVPSAVGYAEESGIPFQLGLIRNHYVGRTFIEPQQSIRHFGVKLKLNPVREEIEGKRVVVIDDSIVRGTTARKIIKMIRNAGAREIHVRISSPPTSFPCYYGIDTPTRKELISSSHTIEEINRYITSDSLGYLSREGMLHAAGVAEGSARHFCDACFSGYYPVKFPRLKDDSQLGLF
- a CDS encoding phosphoribosylformylglycinamidine synthase subunit PurQ; this encodes MAKIVKAIVIAGNGTNCEREVANACRLGGADVADIVHIAELLAGRVQLDSYHFLNLAGGFLDGDDLGSAKAGANRLLHAPVRGRGEHLIDQVRRFIAEGKLVMGVCNGFQLMVKMGMLPALGGDYRQQSTTLTFNDGGRFEDRWVYLKADPASPCVFTRGLKGLYLPIRHGEGKFVAEAAAVLETIEARHLAVLKYSDPVLHASTMEYPFNPNGSQAAIAGLCDETGRIFGLMPHPEAYVHRTHHPRWTREENLPEEGMGLWLYRNAVDFIRREL
- a CDS encoding AIR synthase-related protein, translated to TLRHLLARLNICSKESVVRRYDHEVQAGTIVKPLVGAVNDGPADAAVIRPLYDSFEGAVVAHGICPRFSDIDTFHMTANAIDEALRNFVAVGGNIEHVAGLDNFCWCDPVKSDKTPDGEYKAAQLVRANQALYEYCVAFGVPLISGKDSMKNDYQIGNTKISIPPTLLFSVLGKIDDVRRAVTMDVKRPGDLVYLLGVTREELGGSEYYALLGHLGKNVPRVDAASALARYRALNRAQAEGVITSCHDLSDGGLGVALAEMAFAGGLGIHADLRRVTTDGPLREDHLLFSETASRLLVTVRQEHQERFEAIFAGLDHCRIGEVCDDTELRLTGLAGEILVRTSIHELKEAWQSPLREL
- the pyrE gene encoding orotate phosphoribosyltransferase, yielding MTVQERDELMRIVRELSYEEREVTLASGRKSNFYFDGKQTCLHARGGLLVGKAFWQEVKQFAGSVHGVGGLTLGADPIATATSIAAALEGQGVHAFIIRKEPKGHGTGQWLEGRKNLPPGSRVVIVEDVTTTGGSSMKAVERAREEGLEVVGIVTLVDREEGAREAIEAVGLPLRAVFTRTQVVGK
- the pheA gene encoding chorismate mutase, whose protein sequence is MDIDHIRKEIDRLDSELLRIFNERAALALQIGEIKKQKGLPVYDPDRERRIFDRMQAANPGPLEDNAIVRLFERVIDESRRLERIRTKGE